In the genome of Gemmatimonas sp., one region contains:
- a CDS encoding DUF4147 domain-containing protein, which translates to MTQLSNPRALLTVLHEAAVQGAAPFARTRNAVHAWWSAAALTPALTQPVYLIALGKAAPAMAAGAFAALTEQRTPVTGGIVVAAHEPQRSEWHGLPVTDTLRVMQGDHPVPGPRSLAAAEALEDLLQNMEPDAVVLVLLSGGTTALCAAPIAALSQAVGSAEAAQAHLANLAQTLLESGLAIHEMNAIRRRVLRFGAGRLATALAARDARRIATFAISDVIGDDPAVIGSGPCSPDPLDDATFLALLDAHDMRARLQRATSQVLGLTGTGTPPATAAPSHPAFARVTYTLVARNADAVNALATRAREAGLTHVQVDDEPLAGDAAALGDLLARRALAIARLLPAGETALLVAGGEPVVHLRDTIERALQVSDDDDARRDAAEREAHAAHLPLTDDLDALLPPGAMVASAAAVADEPLRGGRMQVLALSAALTLEQATARGDRHAWRTMVLAAGTDGRDGPTDAAGAIVDAAVPALARRAGRVPEEDLATGRSWYSLDGADALLRTGPTGTNVMDVVAVLVRG; encoded by the coding sequence GTGACCCAGTTGTCCAACCCCCGCGCCCTGCTCACCGTCCTGCACGAGGCGGCCGTGCAGGGCGCGGCGCCGTTTGCGCGCACCCGCAACGCCGTGCATGCCTGGTGGAGCGCCGCGGCACTCACGCCGGCGCTCACACAACCGGTGTACCTCATTGCGCTCGGCAAGGCCGCGCCGGCGATGGCCGCCGGTGCCTTCGCCGCCCTCACCGAGCAGCGCACGCCGGTGACCGGCGGGATCGTCGTGGCCGCACATGAACCCCAGCGCAGCGAGTGGCACGGCCTGCCGGTCACCGACACGCTGCGCGTGATGCAGGGCGATCACCCCGTGCCCGGGCCGCGGTCGCTGGCCGCCGCCGAAGCACTGGAGGATCTGCTCCAGAACATGGAGCCCGACGCGGTGGTGCTGGTTCTCCTCTCGGGAGGCACCACGGCGCTGTGCGCGGCCCCCATTGCCGCGCTCTCGCAAGCCGTGGGCTCTGCCGAGGCCGCGCAGGCGCACCTCGCCAATCTGGCGCAGACGCTGCTCGAAAGCGGGCTCGCCATTCACGAGATGAACGCCATTCGCCGTCGCGTGTTGCGCTTCGGCGCCGGACGGCTGGCCACCGCGCTGGCCGCGCGCGACGCGCGCCGCATCGCCACGTTCGCCATCAGCGATGTCATTGGCGACGATCCGGCGGTGATCGGTTCCGGTCCCTGCTCCCCCGATCCGCTCGACGATGCCACGTTCCTGGCGCTGCTCGACGCACATGACATGCGCGCGCGCCTGCAGCGAGCCACGTCGCAGGTCCTGGGCCTCACCGGCACCGGTACACCGCCCGCCACCGCCGCGCCGTCGCACCCCGCCTTTGCGCGTGTGACCTACACGCTCGTGGCGCGCAACGCCGACGCCGTCAATGCCCTGGCCACGCGCGCCCGCGAGGCGGGGCTTACGCACGTGCAGGTGGATGACGAACCGCTGGCGGGCGACGCGGCCGCGCTGGGCGATCTGCTGGCCCGCCGCGCCCTGGCCATTGCGCGCCTGCTCCCCGCCGGCGAAACGGCGCTGCTCGTGGCCGGGGGAGAACCGGTCGTGCATCTGCGCGACACCATCGAACGGGCGCTGCAGGTCAGCGACGACGATGACGCGCGCCGCGATGCAGCGGAGCGCGAAGCCCACGCCGCGCACCTGCCGCTCACCGACGACCTGGACGCCCTGCTGCCGCCCGGCGCAATGGTGGCCAGCGCCGCGGCCGTGGCCGACGAGCCCCTGCGCGGCGGCCGCATGCAGGTGCTCGCCCTGTCGGCGGCGCTCACGCTCGAGCAGGCCACCGCACGTGGTGACCGCCATGCGTGGCGCACCATGGTGCTGGCCGCCGGCACCGACGGCCGCGACGGCCCCACCGATGCGGCCGGCGCCATCGTGGATGCCGCGGTGCCCGCCCTCGCCCGCCGCGCCGGTCGCGTCCCGGAAGAAGATCTGGCCACCGGACGCTCCTGGTATTCACTCGATGGGGCCGACGCGCTGCTGCGCACCGGCCCCACGGGCACCAACGTCATGGACGTGGTGGCGGTCCTCGTACGGGGATAA
- a CDS encoding TetR family transcriptional regulator — translation MPPRPDDSAPPPARASGTASRPVGDPDTGSAAVEPGAPDAYRRRPRQSRGQKRVELLLDAAATVIAEQGLGAATAEAIAAKARTAKGSLYQFFPNRDAVLAALALRYADEMRAIHERAFPIDAHDLPLERLIDRIVKPLAEFHDRNPAFRRVFASADGPADDTRSAPARLRAQLFESFVDRLDVLFASRNPRLATRERRRAALVAASIGQVLLARRARAQAAEKKPLVDDLRRVLLAYLQPLLGPEAPAAKRPRRKVN, via the coding sequence ATGCCTCCTCGCCCCGACGATTCCGCACCACCGCCGGCGCGGGCCTCCGGCACGGCTTCCCGTCCGGTCGGCGACCCCGACACCGGCTCAGCGGCCGTCGAGCCTGGTGCTCCGGACGCCTATCGCCGGCGCCCCCGCCAGTCGCGCGGCCAGAAGCGCGTGGAGCTGCTGCTCGACGCCGCGGCCACCGTCATTGCCGAGCAGGGGCTGGGGGCCGCCACCGCCGAAGCGATCGCGGCCAAGGCCCGCACCGCCAAGGGGTCGCTCTACCAGTTCTTCCCCAACCGCGACGCCGTGCTCGCGGCGCTCGCGCTGCGCTACGCCGACGAGATGCGCGCCATTCACGAGCGCGCCTTCCCCATTGATGCGCACGACCTGCCACTCGAGCGCCTCATCGATCGCATCGTGAAGCCGCTCGCCGAATTCCACGACCGCAATCCGGCGTTCCGGCGCGTCTTCGCCAGCGCCGACGGTCCGGCCGACGACACGCGATCGGCGCCGGCACGGCTGCGGGCGCAGCTGTTCGAGTCGTTCGTCGATCGCCTCGATGTGCTCTTCGCCTCGCGCAATCCGCGCCTGGCAACCCGCGAACGGCGCCGCGCCGCCCTGGTGGCCGCCAGCATTGGGCAGGTGCTGCTCGCGCGACGGGCCCGCGCGCAGGCTGCCGAGAAGAAGCCACTCGTGGACGATCTGCGGCGCGTGCTGTTGGCCTATCTGCAGCCGCTGCTGGGGCCGGAGGCCCCCGCCGCGAAACGCCCACGTAGGAAAGTGAACTGA